The region GTCGACCGCGATCCAGCGCGGGTTGTCGGCCAGCAGCGTCAGCGGCTCACTCGACATCGGCGAACTCCGCCAGCCAGTCGCGTGGGCGGAGGTAGTCGTACAGGCGCGCCTCGGCGCTGCCGGGCTCGGGGGCGTAGCCATATTCGAAGCGCACCTCGGGCGGCAGCGACATCAGGATCGACTCGGTGCGCCCGCCGCTCTGCAGCCCGAACAGGGTGCCGCGGTCCCACACCAGGTTGACCTCGACGTAGCGGCCGCGGCGGTAGCGCTGGAAATCGCGCTCGCGATCCCCGTACGGCGTGTCCATGCGGCGGCGCACGATCGGCAGGTAGGCATCGAGGAAGCCCTGGCCGACCGCCTGCATCACCTCGAAGCTGCGCTCGAAGCCGAGCGCGCTGAAGTCGTCGTAGAACAGCCCGCCGACGCCGCGCGTCTCGCCGCGATGCTTGAGGTAGAAGTACTCGTCGCACCACTGCTTCCAGCGCGGGTACAGCTCCGCGCCGAAGGGCTCGCAGACGCCTTTGG is a window of Rhodanobacteraceae bacterium DNA encoding:
- the hemF gene encoding oxygen-dependent coproporphyrinogen oxidase; its protein translation is MMNVDTVRSFLLGLQDRICREIEAFEPQARFAEDAWQRAEGGGGRTRVLKRGEVFEQAGIGFSDVVGARMPASATAHRPELAGQGFRAMGVSLVFHPRNPYVPTTHLNVRLFTTTGENPAWWFGGGFDLTPYYPFDADIAHWHRVAKGVCEPFGAELYPRWKQWCDEYFYLKHRGETRGVGGLFYDDFSALGFERSFEVMQAVGQGFLDAYLPIVRRRMDTPYGDRERDFQRYRRGRYVEVNLVWDRGTLFGLQSGGRTESILMSLPPEVRFEYGYAPEPGSAEARLYDYLRPRDWLAEFADVE